The region CTCGCCGAGCAGTTCCGCGCGCGGCCCGACACGACCCGCGTGATCCTGCTGAACGGCAACTACGGCCAGCACATGGCGATTCTGGCTGGCTTCGAGCAATCGCGCGGCGAGATCGTCATCACGCTCGACGCCGACTTGCAGAACCCGCCTGAAGAAATCGGCAAGCTGGTCTCGAAGATGCGCGAAGGCTACGACTACGTCGGCACGATTCGCTTGCAGCGCCAGGACAGCCTGTGGCGCCGCAAGGCATCGCGTGCGATGAACCGCCTGCGCGAGCGCATCACGCGCATCAAGATGACCGACCAGGGCTGCATGCTGCGCGCGTACAGCCGTCACATCATCGACACGATCAATCGCTGCGGTGAGATCAACACCTTCATCCCGGCGCTCGCCTACACCTTCGCGCAGAATCCGGTCGAGATCGAAGTCGCGCACGAGGAGCGTTTTGCCGGCGAATCGAAGTACTCGCTGTATTCGTTGATCCGCCTGAATTTCGATCTCGTTACAGGCTTCTCGGTCGTGCCGCTGCAATGGCTGTCGTTCATCGGCGTGATTCTTTCGCTCGGTTCCGCGGCGCTGTTCGTGCTGCTGCTGATTCGCCGCTTTATCATCGGCGCGGAAGTGCAAGGTGTGTTCACGCTGTTCGCCATCACCTTCTTCCTGCTCGGCGTGATCATCTTCGCGCTCGGCCTGCTCGGCGAATACATCGGGCGGATCTATCAGCAGGTGCGCGCCCGTCCGCGCTATCTGGTGCAGACGATTCTCGAACAGCGCGACGGCACCACCGTCACCGAAGCGCCGCGTCAGGCAGTCGTGCAGGCGGTGCAAGCCGCGCCACTCGTCGATCAGGGACCCAATCCATGAAACCGCGCGCAGTCGTCTTCGCGTATCACAACGTCGGTGTGCGCTGCCTGCAGGTGCTGCTCGCGCGCGGCGTCGACGTGGCGCTGGTCGTCACCCACGAAGACAGCCCGACCGAAAACATCTGGTTCGGCAGCGTCGCGTCAGTGGCCGCCGAGCACGGTATTCCAGTCGTCACGCCGGCTGATCCGAAGAGCCCGGAACTGCGCGCCGCGGTAAGCGCCGCGCGGCCGGACTTCATCTTCTCGTTCTACTACCGCCATATGTTGCCGGTCGACCTGCTGGCGCTTGCCGCACGGGGCGCTTACAACATGCATGGTTCGCTCCTGCCCAAGTATCGGGGGCGCGTGCCGACCAACTGGGCGGTGATCAACGGCGAAACCGAAACCGGCGCGACGCTCCACGAAATGGCCGCCAGACCCGACGCGGGTGCGATCATCGCGCAAACGCCGGTGCCGATCCTGCCCGACGACACCGCCGCGCAAGTGTTCGACAAGGTCACGGTGGCCGCCGAGCAAACCCTGTGGCGCGTGCTGCCTTCCTTGCTGGCGGGCGAAGCGCCGCATCTGCCGAACGATCTGTCGCACGGCAGTTACTACGGCGGGCGCAAGCCCGAGGACGGCCGCATCGACTGGACGCAACCCGCGCAGCAGGTCTACAACCTGATCCGCGCGGTCGCGCCGCCCTATCCCGGCGCCTTCATCGATATCGGCGGCAAGCGCTTCATCATCGCCCGTGCACGTCTGGCCACGCCCGGCGCGCTTCGCTCGGATTTGCCCCCGGGCCTGCACGTAAGCGATAATGCCGTTTTCGCGATATGCGGCGACGGTCGCGCGATCGCCATCCATGAATTGCGGCACCAGCACGACGGCGGCGAAACCGTCGTCCCCCCGGCCGAATTCGCCCAGCTCATCCAAACTCCCCGTCATTCATGAAAAAAGTCCTGATTCTGGGTGTGAACGGCTTCATCGGCCATCACCTGTCCAAACGCATTCTCGAAACGACCGACTGGGAAGTGTTCGGAATGGACATGCAGACCGAACGTCTCGGCGACCTCGTCAATCATGAGCGGATGCACTTCTTCGAAGGCGACATCACGATCAACAAGGAGTGGGTCGAGTATCACGTCAAGAAGTGCGATGTGATCCTGCCGCTGGTCGCGATCGCCACGCCCGCCACGTATGTGAAACAGCCGCTGCGCGTGTTCGAACTCGACTTCGAGGCGAACCTGCCGATCGTGCGTTCGGCCGCCAAGTACGGCAAGCACCTCGTGTTTCCGTCGACCTCCGAGGTCTACGGCATGTGCACGGACGAGCAGTTCGATCCGGAAGAATCGCAACTGTCGTACGGTCCGATCAACAAGCCGCGCTGGATCTACGCATGCTCGAAGCAGCTGATGGATCGCGTGATCTGGGGTTACGGCATGGAAGGCCTGAACTTCACGCTGTTCCGTCCGTTCAACTGGATCGGCCCGGGCCTCGACTCGATCTACACACCGAAGGAAGGCAGCTCGCGCGTGGTCACGCAGTTCCTCGGCCACATCGTGCGCGGCGAGAACATCAGCCTCGTCGACGGCGGCGCGCAAAAGCGCGCGTTCACGGATATCGACGACGGCATTGGCGCGCTGATGAAGATCATCGAGAACAAGGACGGCGTGGCGACGGGCAAGATCTACAACATCGGCAACCCGACCAACAACTTCTCGGTGCGCGAGCTCGCGCACAAGATGCTGGCGCTGGCCGCCGAATTCCCGGAATACGCGGAAACGGCCAAGCAGGTGCAACTGGTCGAAACGTCGTCGGGCGCGTACTACGGTACCGGCTACCAGGACGTGCAAAACCGCGTGCCGAAGATCGACAACACGATGCAGGAACTCGGCTGGGCGCCGAAGTCGACCTTCGACGAAGCGCTGCGCAAGATTTTCGAAGCGTACCGCGGCCATGTCGGCGAAGCACGCGCTCTCGTCGAACAGCAATAAGGGCTGATCCTTGGCTCGTATCGTTCTGAAGATCGACGTCGACACGCTGCGCGGCACCCGCGAAGGCGTGCCGAATCTCGCACGCATCTTCGACCGCTTCAAGGCGCGCGCCACTTTCCTCTTCAGCCTCGGGCCCGACCACACCGGTTGGGCGATGCGCCGGGTGTTGCGGCCGGGCTTCCTGAAGAAGGTGTCGCGCACGTCGGTGGTCGAACATTACGGCATCAAGCAATTGTTGTACGGGGTGCTGCTGCCCGGACCGGACATCGGGGTGAAGAGCGCCGCAGAAATGCGCGCGATTCATGAAGCCGGTTTCGAATGTGGCATCCACACGTGGGACCACGTTTACTGGCAGGACAATGTGCGTTCGCAAGACCGCGAGTGGACCGAGAAGCAGATGCAGAAGAGCTTCAACCGCTTCGTCGCGATCTTCGGCGCACCGCCCGTCACGCACGGCGCGGCCGGCTGGCAGATGAACGGCCACGCGTTCGAACAGATCGACGCGTGGGGCATGCGGTACGCGTCCGACGGGCGCGGCCACTCGCCGTATCTGCCGGTGGTCGGCGGCAGGCAACTGTCGCATGTGCAGATGCCCACCACGCTGCCCACACTCGACGAAGTGCTCGGCGTGGATGGTGTCGATGAGCACAACGTCGCCGCATGGATGTTGAAGCACACCGAAAACAATCCGCATGACCAGGTGTTCACGCTGCACGCGGAACTCGAAGGGCAAAAGCTCGCGCCGATTTTCGAACAGTTGCTGGACGGCTGGCGCGCGCAAGGCCACAGCTTCGCGACGATGGGCGATTACTACGCCACGCTAGACCGCAGTACGCTGCCATCGTACCCTGTTACATGGGGTGAAATTCCAGGCCGCTCCGGCGAGTTGATTGTCCAGCCCTCATAGGCGACCCTGATCGAACCGACCGCCGCGTGTCGACGTTCCGCGCACCGGTGGCCGACCTCCCCAAAGCCAAGATGCCAGGCCCACGCCGCAGCAATCCGGCGCCGGCCATAACAACCGGAGAACCTCGTGCCCATCGCAGTCGACCAACCCATCCCCGACTTCACCGCCCCTGCTACCGGTGGCGAGATCATGCTGTCCAAGCTGCGGGGCAAGAAGGTGGTGCTGTATTTTTATCCGAAGGACAACACGCCGGGCTGCACGACCGAAGGTCTGCAGTTCCGCGATCTGTATCCCAGGTTCAAAAAAGCCGGCGCGGAAATTCTCGGCGTGTCGCGCGACAGCCTGCGCTCGCATGACAATTTCAAGGCCAAGCTCGAATTGCCGTTCCCGTTAATCTCGGATCCGGAAGAAACACTGTGCGCGCTCTTCGGTGTCATGAAAATGAAGAAAATGTATGGCAAAGAAGTACGGGGAATTGAGCGCTCCACGTTCCTCATCGACGGCGAAGGCGTGCTGCGCCAGGAGTGGCGTGGCGTGAAAGTGCCCGGGCACGTCGATGACATTCTGGAGGCTGTACAAGCGCTTTGAGGCGCGTTATATTGGGTTGCAATGAGTGCCTGTCCACCCCATTCTTTCCGCAGCTGCGCCAGACTTCACGGCCGTTTTGTCGGTGCCGTCGAAGTCGTGAGGCGCAACGCGATGACCATAGGCGAGCCGCTTGCCCCGTACGCCGGGGCGGCGGCTTTTTTAATTGCGCGCAGCCGTTCGTTCACTCGGCCACGCGTTTCCGTTAAGGAGCCGATCGAAGACCAGGCGAACCGGCATCTCTAGACCGAAAGCGCGCCTCCGGGCGCAAACTGCGTGCGCACACATTGGCACCGGCAGAATGCGACAGGCGGCGCACGATATGTGACCCGATTATTTCGAGGGAAACCATGCCTTTGCCTACCCCCCCCAGCAAGCTCGGCAATCTCCTGCCGCCTGACGAATACAAGGCCAAAGCCGCCACGCCGGCGCGCTCCGCCGCGAAGAAACAGGCGAACGAAGGGGAAACCGCAGAGTCGGCCGATTACGGCCGCGCGAACGTCGCCACGCCGATGGCGCATGCCGCCAATGCCGCAACCACCTTGCGGCCCGTACCGGTATCGTCGGCTCCCGCTGCGTCGTCTGCTGCTGACGGGCAAGCCGCACCGGCGCGCGTCCGAAAAACGAAGCAGACCGCCGCTTTGCTGCAACCCGTGCCTGCCGCCCGTCCGCAAGCGGAACCCGCCCAAGCTGCGCCTGCCGCACAGCCGCAGCCAGTGGTCGCGCGCACGCCGAGCGCAAAACAACCTGCCGCTAGCGCACCTGCGGCCGTAGCACCCGGCACGCGCAGCGCCGGCAAGAAACGCGGCGCAACCGCCGACGTGGTCGAAGCACAGAAGCTCTTCGTGCTCGACACCAACGTGCTGATGCACGATCCAAGCTGCCTGTTCCGTTTCGAGGAACACGACGTCTATCTGCCGATGATGACGTTGGAAGAACTCGACAACCACAAGAAAGGCATGTCGGAAGTCGCGCGCAACGCACGCCAGGTGAGCCGCACGCTGGACGCGCTGGTGGCGAACGCCGGCAGCATGTCGGACGGCATTTCGCTTGCGCGTCTGGGCAGCCGCGAGGCGTCCGGGCGTCTGTACTTCCAGACCAAGCTCACCGCCATCGAGCCTGTCGAAGGTCTGCCGGAAGGCAAGGCCGACAACCAGATTCTCGGTGTCGTGCGCGCGTTGCAGCGCGACCGGATGGACCGCCAGGTCGTGCTGGTGTCGAAAGACATCAACATGCGCATCAAGGCGCATGCGCTCGGCCTGCCAGCCGAGGATTACTTCAACGACCAGGTGCTCGAGGACAGCGATCTGCTGTTTTCGGGCATTCGCGCGCTGCCACAGGATTTCTGGACCAGGCACGCGAAGGGCATGGAGAGCTGGCAGGACACCAAAACGGGCACCACGTATTACCGCGTGACCGGTCCGCTGTGCGCGTCGATGCTGGTCAACGAGTTCGTCTATCTGGAGCCGCAGAACGGCGAGCCGACGTTTCATGCGCTGGTTCGCGAGCTGAACGGCAAGACCGCGCTCTTGCAAACCTTGCGCGACTACGGCCACCACAAGAACAACGTGTGGGGTATCACGGCGCGCAATCGCGAGCAGAATTTTGCGCTGAACCTGTTGATGAATCCGGAAATCGACTTCGTCACGCTGCTGGGTCAGGCCGGCACCGGCAAGACCCTGGTCGCGTTGGCCGCAGGTCTCGCGCAGGTGCTCGACGACAAGCGCTAC is a window of Paraburkholderia sp. IMGN_8 DNA encoding:
- a CDS encoding glycosyltransferase, producing MSYSEHRAVAPEVSIIIPVYNEEAGLAALFARLYPALDALGTGYEVIFINDGSRDKSAALLAEQFRARPDTTRVILLNGNYGQHMAILAGFEQSRGEIVITLDADLQNPPEEIGKLVSKMREGYDYVGTIRLQRQDSLWRRKASRAMNRLRERITRIKMTDQGCMLRAYSRHIIDTINRCGEINTFIPALAYTFAQNPVEIEVAHEERFAGESKYSLYSLIRLNFDLVTGFSVVPLQWLSFIGVILSLGSAALFVLLLIRRFIIGAEVQGVFTLFAITFFLLGVIIFALGLLGEYIGRIYQQVRARPRYLVQTILEQRDGTTVTEAPRQAVVQAVQAAPLVDQGPNP
- a CDS encoding formyltransferase; the encoded protein is MKPRAVVFAYHNVGVRCLQVLLARGVDVALVVTHEDSPTENIWFGSVASVAAEHGIPVVTPADPKSPELRAAVSAARPDFIFSFYYRHMLPVDLLALAARGAYNMHGSLLPKYRGRVPTNWAVINGETETGATLHEMAARPDAGAIIAQTPVPILPDDTAAQVFDKVTVAAEQTLWRVLPSLLAGEAPHLPNDLSHGSYYGGRKPEDGRIDWTQPAQQVYNLIRAVAPPYPGAFIDIGGKRFIIARARLATPGALRSDLPPGLHVSDNAVFAICGDGRAIAIHELRHQHDGGETVVPPAEFAQLIQTPRHS
- a CDS encoding bifunctional UDP-4-keto-pentose/UDP-xylose synthase gives rise to the protein MKKVLILGVNGFIGHHLSKRILETTDWEVFGMDMQTERLGDLVNHERMHFFEGDITINKEWVEYHVKKCDVILPLVAIATPATYVKQPLRVFELDFEANLPIVRSAAKYGKHLVFPSTSEVYGMCTDEQFDPEESQLSYGPINKPRWIYACSKQLMDRVIWGYGMEGLNFTLFRPFNWIGPGLDSIYTPKEGSSRVVTQFLGHIVRGENISLVDGGAQKRAFTDIDDGIGALMKIIENKDGVATGKIYNIGNPTNNFSVRELAHKMLALAAEFPEYAETAKQVQLVETSSGAYYGTGYQDVQNRVPKIDNTMQELGWAPKSTFDEALRKIFEAYRGHVGEARALVEQQ
- a CDS encoding polysaccharide deacetylase family protein, with translation MARIVLKIDVDTLRGTREGVPNLARIFDRFKARATFLFSLGPDHTGWAMRRVLRPGFLKKVSRTSVVEHYGIKQLLYGVLLPGPDIGVKSAAEMRAIHEAGFECGIHTWDHVYWQDNVRSQDREWTEKQMQKSFNRFVAIFGAPPVTHGAAGWQMNGHAFEQIDAWGMRYASDGRGHSPYLPVVGGRQLSHVQMPTTLPTLDEVLGVDGVDEHNVAAWMLKHTENNPHDQVFTLHAELEGQKLAPIFEQLLDGWRAQGHSFATMGDYYATLDRSTLPSYPVTWGEIPGRSGELIVQPS
- a CDS encoding peroxiredoxin, which produces MPIAVDQPIPDFTAPATGGEIMLSKLRGKKVVLYFYPKDNTPGCTTEGLQFRDLYPRFKKAGAEILGVSRDSLRSHDNFKAKLELPFPLISDPEETLCALFGVMKMKKMYGKEVRGIERSTFLIDGEGVLRQEWRGVKVPGHVDDILEAVQAL
- a CDS encoding PhoH family protein gives rise to the protein MPLPTPPSKLGNLLPPDEYKAKAATPARSAAKKQANEGETAESADYGRANVATPMAHAANAATTLRPVPVSSAPAASSAADGQAAPARVRKTKQTAALLQPVPAARPQAEPAQAAPAAQPQPVVARTPSAKQPAASAPAAVAPGTRSAGKKRGATADVVEAQKLFVLDTNVLMHDPSCLFRFEEHDVYLPMMTLEELDNHKKGMSEVARNARQVSRTLDALVANAGSMSDGISLARLGSREASGRLYFQTKLTAIEPVEGLPEGKADNQILGVVRALQRDRMDRQVVLVSKDINMRIKAHALGLPAEDYFNDQVLEDSDLLFSGIRALPQDFWTRHAKGMESWQDTKTGTTYYRVTGPLCASMLVNEFVYLEPQNGEPTFHALVRELNGKTALLQTLRDYGHHKNNVWGITARNREQNFALNLLMNPEIDFVTLLGQAGTGKTLVALAAGLAQVLDDKRYNEIIVTRATVPVGEDIGFLPGTEEEKMQPWMGAFDDNLEVLQKTDDAAGEWGRAATQELIRSRLKVKSMNFMRGRTFVDKYLIIDEAQNLTPKQMKTLVTRAGPGTKIICLGNIAQIDTPYLTEGSSGLTYVVDRFKGWAHSGHVTLARGERSRLADYASEIL